From a region of the uncultured Desulfatiglans sp. genome:
- a CDS encoding Thymidylate kinase (fragment): MIDRNRKPRKTSYYAPKKVSLSAMIKPPIALFDNILFYLVNRPRNKNEVYIYDRFISATQIKMAALNYRTQWLRCLWGNIKTPLTFYIDIDAETSLTRQVSRKDPYTYPVEILQKERQEYLRLAQRHKYTIIRNDRSIKAAFADLISSIGS, encoded by the coding sequence GTGATTGATCGTAACAGGAAGCCCAGAAAAACATCCTACTACGCACCGAAAAAAGTCTCATTATCGGCTATGATCAAGCCCCCTATCGCACTTTTTGATAACATACTTTTTTATCTGGTGAACAGGCCTCGTAATAAGAATGAAGTCTATATCTACGACAGGTTTATCTCTGCCACCCAAATTAAGATGGCCGCCCTAAACTATCGTACCCAATGGCTCAGATGCTTGTGGGGAAACATCAAGACGCCCCTTACCTTTTACATTGATATCGATGCGGAAACCTCCCTAACAAGACAGGTGTCGCGGAAAGATCCTTATACATATCCGGTTGAGATATTGCAAAAGGAGCGTCAGGAGTACCTGCGACTTGCTCAAAGGCATAAATACACAATTATTAGAAATGACAGAAGCATCAAGGCAGCTTTTGCGGACCTTAT
- a CDS encoding hypothetical protein (Evidence 5 : Unknown function) produces MHPSSMKNNIVIFFTRRHITKILKPLLTPLGKSLSIIRPGRKNPRKRGPKLKIATMAYKPIA; encoded by the coding sequence ATGCACCCTTCGTCTATGAAAAACAACATTGTGATCTTCTTTACTCGACGACATATCACTAAAATCCTTAAACCCCTCCTCACGCCCCTCGGTAAGTCCTTATCGATTATCCGACCAGGGCGGAAGAATCCCAGAAAGAGGGGGCCGAAACTGAAAATTGCCACTATGGCTTATAAGCCCATAGCTTAA
- a CDS encoding hypothetical protein (Evidence 5 : Unknown function): protein MHLNITFMFIENYSIHHKIAFQLLNNTRYHLIENINSEYEYFRTDKNITLNFKLVVTKEFNIQSKDQTATHQLQKQYDGWRVHLIEHKNGFIECQIIPYFDGVRKPFSYTAIKNLYVRSLISYSLLKKGRSLVHSCSFSLDGKACLLAGRPGVFKTSILMDVIRRHGAQFLGEENTMLSDGLLYPFPLNLKSFRYKINHFRDENAGSSFDKIKLGLQLLRKGKTAQDNSITISKPKKPVIVCYLTKGDKFGIAECRLEDVIPELVENEMKELSIPPTHSLSGIKYNYFAELLQECNPAIISKMRQDLFVVFAKDFGQSACYRISTPKTYDVSISDSILSKVMLFS from the coding sequence TTGCACCTGAATATAACTTTTATGTTCATAGAAAATTACAGCATCCATCATAAGATAGCCTTTCAACTTTTAAATAATACCCGATATCATTTAATTGAAAATATAAATTCTGAATATGAATATTTTCGAACAGACAAAAACATTACTCTGAATTTCAAATTAGTTGTTACAAAAGAATTTAATATACAATCAAAGGACCAAACAGCAACACACCAACTTCAAAAACAATATGACGGATGGAGAGTACACCTTATCGAACACAAAAATGGGTTTATCGAATGTCAAATTATTCCATATTTCGATGGTGTTAGGAAACCATTCTCCTACACTGCCATAAAAAATTTATATGTGCGGTCTTTGATATCTTATTCGTTACTAAAAAAAGGGCGTTCCCTGGTACACTCGTGCAGCTTCTCTTTAGACGGAAAAGCATGTTTATTAGCTGGAAGACCAGGGGTTTTCAAAACCTCTATCCTGATGGATGTTATCAGAAGGCATGGGGCACAGTTCTTAGGCGAAGAGAATACGATGCTTTCAGATGGCCTGCTGTACCCCTTTCCTCTTAACTTGAAATCATTCAGATATAAAATCAATCATTTTAGGGATGAAAACGCAGGGAGTAGTTTTGACAAGATCAAGCTCGGTCTCCAGTTGCTGCGAAAGGGAAAAACTGCGCAAGACAATTCCATTACCATCTCCAAACCTAAGAAGCCTGTTATTGTATGCTATTTGACCAAAGGCGATAAATTTGGAATAGCGGAATGTCGATTGGAAGATGTTATACCGGAACTCGTTGAGAATGAAATGAAAGAACTGAGTATCCCTCCCACTCATTCGTTAAGCGGCATAAAGTATAATTATTTTGCGGAACTGTTACAGGAATGCAATCCTGCAATAATAAGCAAAATGCGACAAGACCTGTTTGTGGTTTTCGCAAAAGATTTTGGCCAAAGTGCATGTTATAGGATTTCCACCCCAAAAACATATGATGTCTCCATCTCAGATTCCATCCTATCGAAGGTTATGCTTTTTTCATAA
- a CDS encoding transposase, which translates to MIVIILTCYVVYANHVDMFIRTTKRKNRDGSVVEYLQLAHNVRHPETRKPTAQIIHNFGRADLIDRDAMMRLCQSIARACGLELEVGGTAVPGRTSLEKTWPAELKLLGSRQLGPVLVAEALWERLGIGEALRKVAADANCQVPYERALFAMTANRLCEPRSKLGVWDRWLPTVHLPSCQGLKLDHFYEAMDLLHASAGEVEKTIFFNTANLFNLEVDVVFYDTTTASFEIDFEDAELVASAEGGEEDLSRPVSGLRKRGKSKNGTWNPQVVVALAVTREGFPVRSWVFPGNTADVTTIETVKQDLRGWQLNRCLFVADAGMNSEDNRKRLSLGGGKYLLAARAGSVKEIKDEVLTRGGRYKKVGDNLQVKEVEIGTGVLRRRYFVCFNPREAERQNLHRESVLEELRQELDRHRDWDATAKWAIELLASQRTRRYLGISKAGKIFIDTAKIEAARKHDGKWVLITNDDTLQAEDAATGYKNLLIIERCFRTMKSTQIHMTPMYHWLPRRIEAHIKICVLALLLQRVAEFMTGKTWGWLHHALAQFQATEFETPSHLFFRRNEPPEEVLSTLKTLKISIPKPILEIVNRHSEA; encoded by the coding sequence GTGATCGTTATCATATTGACATGCTATGTGGTATATGCTAACCACGTAGATATGTTTATTCGAACGACCAAACGCAAAAATCGAGACGGCTCCGTGGTCGAGTACCTTCAGCTCGCGCATAACGTTCGCCATCCTGAGACGCGCAAACCGACCGCCCAGATCATTCATAATTTCGGGCGGGCTGACTTGATCGACCGTGATGCCATGATGCGCCTGTGCCAATCGATTGCGCGCGCCTGCGGGCTCGAGTTGGAAGTGGGCGGGACCGCCGTGCCGGGAAGAACCTCGCTTGAGAAAACGTGGCCAGCCGAGCTTAAACTCCTGGGTTCCCGGCAATTGGGCCCGGTGTTGGTCGCGGAGGCGTTGTGGGAGCGCCTGGGTATCGGAGAGGCGCTGCGCAAGGTTGCCGCAGATGCAAACTGTCAAGTCCCTTATGAGCGAGCGCTTTTTGCGATGACCGCCAACCGGCTTTGCGAACCGCGCAGCAAGCTGGGAGTGTGGGACCGGTGGCTCCCGACAGTCCATCTCCCGTCTTGCCAGGGACTGAAGCTTGACCACTTTTATGAAGCGATGGACCTGCTCCATGCAAGCGCGGGGGAGGTCGAAAAAACCATTTTCTTCAACACCGCCAACCTCTTCAACCTTGAGGTCGATGTGGTGTTCTACGATACGACCACGGCCTCTTTCGAGATCGACTTCGAAGATGCCGAGCTCGTCGCGAGCGCGGAGGGCGGCGAAGAGGATCTGTCCCGGCCCGTATCCGGCCTGCGCAAGCGCGGGAAATCCAAAAATGGGACGTGGAACCCTCAAGTGGTGGTGGCTCTGGCGGTCACCCGAGAGGGGTTTCCGGTCCGCTCCTGGGTGTTCCCGGGCAACACGGCGGATGTGACCACGATCGAAACGGTCAAACAAGATCTGAGGGGATGGCAGTTGAATCGCTGCCTCTTTGTCGCCGATGCTGGCATGAACTCTGAAGACAACCGCAAACGCCTGTCTCTGGGCGGAGGGAAATACCTCCTGGCGGCCAGGGCGGGGAGCGTCAAAGAGATCAAGGATGAGGTCTTGACCCGTGGGGGACGATACAAAAAGGTAGGGGACAATCTCCAGGTCAAAGAGGTCGAAATCGGCACCGGGGTCTTGCGCAGGCGTTACTTCGTCTGCTTCAACCCCAGGGAAGCGGAACGGCAGAATCTGCACCGGGAATCTGTCCTGGAAGAGCTGCGCCAGGAACTCGACCGGCACAGGGATTGGGATGCCACGGCCAAATGGGCGATCGAGCTGCTGGCCTCCCAACGCACCAGACGCTATCTGGGCATCAGCAAGGCCGGGAAAATCTTCATCGACACCGCCAAGATCGAAGCGGCCCGCAAGCATGACGGCAAATGGGTCCTCATCACCAATGATGACACCCTCCAGGCAGAGGATGCCGCCACAGGGTACAAAAACCTCCTGATCATCGAGCGCTGTTTCCGTACGATGAAGAGCACTCAGATCCATATGACTCCCATGTATCATTGGTTGCCGCGTCGAATTGAAGCGCATATCAAAATCTGTGTGCTGGCCCTGTTGCTCCAACGGGTAGCCGAGTTCATGACCGGCAAGACATGGGGGTGGCTCCATCATGCCTTGGCTCAGTTCCAGGCCACGGAATTCGAGACCCCCAGTCACCTATTCTTTCGACGCAATGAACCCCCGGAGGAGGTCCTGTCTACGCTGAAAACATTAAAGATTTCAATCCCTAAGCCGATTCTAGAAATTGTGAACCGTCATTCAGAGGCGTAG
- a CDS encoding conserved hypothetical protein (Evidence 4 : Unknown function but conserved in other organisms), producing the protein MMNAALDLASXEDRIQQRLLARYREMMHKAIDAFVDALAEDLVSEKKMTLMDITQAISKAKPELLAAILQEFIQTKHEGILSQDLAECPICKKKIRRSVHAPRTIETLLGPATVTRPYFYCASCKHGFSPADEVLGLSSRKKQHDLQKLALEFLADLPFERASELFFKSTGLSFSDHQMHDLFAQFAEEATAEAVIPSAAEIERRIDTVKGKGRRRPVLVAATDGAHTPTRPRGEGRDEKWGPGEYKEAKGFRLYLLDEDRIVHIASWHQVGSAEELTEALSLAASRIPQKKVRPCLVGDGAPWLWSAMQQAFPGAREVLDFYHCSEHIHALASAQYPDDPQRAFLWVESTMARLSHKGEVGAVIGGMKRMQPAXDAAKESIRKTIHYLETNKNRFNYHGARRGGYAIGSGGIESANKFICHVRIKRSGAWWLVSNCNNMLKLRCALVNGTFEHLFDNHKTREKAKRLSRNA; encoded by the coding sequence ATGATGAACGCCGCCCTCGATCTNGCCTCTNTGGAGGACCGGATCCAGCAAAGACTGCTTGCGAGGTACCGTGAGATGATGCACAAAGCCATTGATGCCTTTGTCGATGCCTTGGCCGAAGATCTCGTTTCGGAGAAGAAAATGACCCTGATGGACATCACCCAGGCCATCAGCAAGGCTAAACCGGAGTTGCTGGCCGCTATCCTGCAGGAATTCATCCAGACGAAACACGAGGGAATCCTTTCGCAGGATCTGGCCGAGTGCCCCATCTGCAAGAAGAAGATCAGGAGAAGCGTTCACGCCCCCCGCACGATCGAGACCCTGCTCGGGCCGGCGACCGTAACCCGGCCCTATTTTTACTGCGCCTCCTGCAAGCATGGCTTTTCGCCCGCCGATGAGGTGCTCGGGCTCTCTTCCCGCAAAAAACAGCACGACCTGCAGAAACTGGCCCTGGAATTTCTGGCCGATCTGCCCTTTGAGCGGGCAAGCGAGCTGTTTTTCAAATCCACCGGCCTTTCNTTCAGCGATCATCAGATGCACGACCTGTTTGCGCAATTTGCAGAAGAGGCCACGGCCGAAGCCGTCATCCCCTCAGCGGCCGAGATCGAGCGGCGCATCGATACGGTAAAGGGCAAGGGAAGACGGCGCCCGGTCCTCGTAGCGGCTACCGACGGGGCGCATACGCCCACCCGCCCCCGCGGTGAGGGCCGCGATGAAAAATGGGGCCCGGGTGAATACAAAGAAGCCAAAGGCTTCAGGCTCTATCTCCTCGATGAGGACCGTATCGTGCATATCGCCAGCTGGCACCAGGTTGGAAGTGCCGAGGAACTGACGGAGGCCCTTTCGTTGGCGGCCTCCCGGATCCCGCAGAAAAAGGTCCGCCCCTGCCTGGTGGGCGACGGGGCGCCATGGCTCTGGAGTGCCATGCAGCAGGCCTTCCCCGGCGCCCGCGAGGTCCTGGACTTCTATCACTGCTCTGAACATATCCATGCTCTGGCCTCCGCGCAGTATCCCGACGACCCGCAGAGGGCCTTTCTCTGGGTGGAGAGCACGATGGCCCGCCTTTCACACAAGGGAGAGGTGGGCGCAGTCATTGGCGGGATGAAACGCATGCAGCCCGCCAANGACGCCGCAAAAGAGTCCATACGCAAGACCATCCATTACCTCGAAACCAACAAGAATCGCTTCAATTACCATGGGGCACGCCGCGGCGGCTACGCGATTGGCAGCGGCGGCATCGAATCCGCGAACAAGTTCATCTGCCATGTCCGGATCAAACGAAGCGGGGCATGGTGGCTGGTCTCAAACTGCAACAACATGCTCAAGCTCCGGTGCGCGCTGGTCAATGGTACCTTCGAACACCTCTTCGACAATCATAAGACAAGGGAAAAGGCTAAACGTCTTTCTAGAAACGCGTAA
- a CDS encoding hypothetical protein (Evidence 5 : Unknown function) has translation MKANKITFLGIDGSGKSTLARMLTEYLEAREIKVTLVPFHKWVFADFFRPEFRLSRHFLASEAGFS, from the coding sequence ATGAAAGCGAATAAAATTACATTTTTAGGTATTGATGGTTCAGGCAAATCGACTCTGGCCCGCATGTTGACTGAATATTTGGAAGCGCGAGAAATTAAGGTTACATTGGTGCCTTTTCATAAATGGGTATTTGCCGATTTTTTCAGACCTGAGTTCCGGCTCAGTAGGCACTTTTTGGCCTCCGAAGCCGGATTTTCCTAA
- a CDS encoding conserved hypothetical protein (Evidence 4 : Unknown function but conserved in other organisms), whose translation MGTDLIIRGRQIGSKELIQIRSVIARQWTQGRVAISRELCRLWNWRQENGHLKGQVCRILLRKLESKDLITLPPSKRGLANPPNRRYYVPPPEPPEVDTSPLEKAIEDLPPVRLAMVRRTAHEGLWNYLVYRYHYEGFRIIVGSHLKYIAWAGDRPVACLSWSSSVFRIAARDRFIGWGPQARNRNIRHVVNNNRFLLLPWVRCKNLASHLLGLSARIIGRDWHAFYGYPAYLLETFVDQARFRGTCYKAANWTLVGETAGYAKKDNRFYEHGRKKDVLLFPLVRDFRKRLQYLGEGGVP comes from the coding sequence ATGGGTACGGATCTCATCATTCGCGGCAGACAGATCGGATCGAAAGAACTGATTCAGATCCGATCGGTTATCGCCCGACAATGGACTCAGGGCCGTGTGGCCATTTCCAGGGAGCTCTGCCGGCTGTGGAACTGGCGGCAGGAAAACGGCCACCTCAAAGGGCAGGTATGCAGGATCCTGCTGAGGAAGCTCGAAAGCAAAGACCTCATCACCTTGCCGCCGTCGAAAAGGGGTCTTGCGAACCCGCCCAACCGGCGCTACTACGTTCCGCCGCCTGAACCGCCGGAAGTCGATACTAGCCCTTTGGAAAAGGCGATCGAAGACCTGCCCCCCGTCAGACTGGCAATGGTCAGGCGGACAGCCCATGAGGGATTGTGGAACTATCTGGTCTATCGGTATCATTACGAAGGCTTCCGAATCATCGTCGGATCCCACCTGAAGTACATCGCCTGGGCCGGCGACCGGCCGGTTGCGTGTCTGTCGTGGAGCTCGAGTGTATTCCGGATTGCCGCCCGGGACCGTTTCATCGGTTGGGGCCCTCAGGCCCGAAACAGAAACATCCGCCATGTGGTGAACAACAACCGCTTTCTCCTGCTTCCCTGGGTCCGCTGCAAGAATCTGGCATCCCATCTGCTCGGTCTTTCGGCTCGGATCATTGGCAGGGACTGGCACGCCTTTTACGGCTATCCGGCCTATCTGCTCGAAACCTTTGTCGACCAGGCTCGGTTTCGCGGAACCTGCTACAAGGCTGCCAACTGGACCCTGGTAGGAGAAACGGCCGGCTATGCCAAGAAGGACAACCGGTTTTATGAACACGGCAGGAAAAAAGATGTGCTCCTTTTCCCGCTTGTCCGTGATTTCCGCAAGCGATTGCAGTATCTTGGCGAAGGAGGCGTCCCATGA